The genome window TCATCTGACCCTTTCATCATCTATATTTTTGGTAACTTGCACAACCACCACCATATTTCCAAATTTGGAGACAAAACAATGAAATTACAGCATATACTCTGAGAGCAACAGGTAGCAATATAAGGGGTATGTTGAAGACATTGGTTGGTTGAACTTTTTGCAGGTTTTTTCTTTGAAGTTTAAGGTACATTTGGCATGGAATTTGTATAAGATATTGTGTCTGCCTGCTATTGCTAACAACAAGAACCATGGGTATCTGTCTCACATTGTAGAACAACATATGTTACTAATGGAGACGGTTAAATCTTTTATCTTCTGGGGTGAGCCTATTTTAACTTGCCAAAGACAAGCATTCATGTGCACACTATTCACATCTTGTTTCAAGTAATTCTCTAAACATTTATTACATGATAATTTCACATAAGTAATACAtttgtttcaaaatgaaaatacaaCATGCCCATGCATCATGTGTCATCACTTATTTGTAcaaatgagaaacaaaaatttcaactaTAGGCGAAATTGATTACATGGAGGAAGTAGTTGGACATGGGGGAACTGGTACTTCAGTAATACCTTCTAACATCAAGACGACATTCTTCATAGAGGGGCGAAGAGCTGGTTCTTCTTGAATGCACCACAGTCCCACCTTCACCATTTTCTCCAAGCTCATCATATCTACCTCTTCACCAATCACAAGCTTATATAAATCTCTAGCAGCAAAGCACTTATAGGCCCAAGAAGAAAGGACAATCTCCTCTGCAGCGGATGCGTTAACATCTATGTTCTTTCTGCAACATGCAATTTCCAAGAGCACAATCCCATAACTGTAAACATCTGCCTTCACTGATATAGGGATGTTCTTATGCCATTCTGGTGCCACATACCCTCTTGTTCCTCTGACCCCTGTGAAGGTCCTTGTCTGATCTGGCATTAAGAACTTGGCCAGCCCAAAGTCAGAGATTTTAGCATTCCAACAATCATCCATCAAAATGTTTTGAGGCTTTATATCGCAATGAATGATAGGGGCCTCACACTCTTCATGTAGATAGAGAATTCCTCTTGAAACATCCAATGCAATTCTCAACCTCTCATTCCAATCTGGACGCCACAATGCCCCAAACAGAAGGTCAGCAAGGGAGCCATTGCTCATATATTCATAAACTAGAAGCCTTTTAGACTCCTCAGTGCAGAAACCCAGTAACCGAACCAAGTTCCTGTGATGGGTTCTTCCAATTGCTCGCATCTCCGCACGAAACTCTCTTTCACCTTCTTCAACTAATTTCTCTAGTCTCTTCACTGCAACAAGTTTTTTACCTTTGTTTAGAGCACCTTTGTAAACTGCTCCAAAAGAACCTTTACCCAACTCTTCCTTAAAACCATTTGTTGCTCTTTTGAGCTCAGCATACGTGAACAATCTTAAGGTTAGCTCCTCAGGCAGGCCCAAATTTCCATTCCTTAACatcattttgtaatttaaaactAGAATTTTGAGAATGAAACGGCCAAAGGTTGCAAGAGCTAAACATGACAATATAGTAAAACCCAAGCTTAGAAGAACAATTTGTAACTTCGCTATTTTGCTTGTGATTACGACTGTGTTAGAAACAACGGGTGGCAGTGGCTTAATTGGGTGGAGACCCACCTTCAAGAACGCCTTGTACCCGTCGTTTATATCTCTCCTAACATATTTCAGTGGAAACTGTTGTTTCTGGCAAAGACTATTCTCGAATAGTGCCGCCCCACAATTGCAGTCTTCCAAACATGAGCTGCTGCATTCTTCCATTGACATTTCTGCAGAAAAATACGGGGTGTTTCCCCACACCATCTTATCCATAGTATTCATGCTATAAGAAACTGCATTTTCTTTCCCACCTCTACACCCTACTTCTGAAAAGTGTCTCTCACAGCCAAGAGTCCTTCGATTGGGGTCTACAAAATCATGCCCTGGAAGGCAATCACAGTTGCCTTGGTCGTCATATAGTGTACAAAAGCTGTTGAAGCCACAGAAACCCTTTACTTCACATTGAC of Quercus lobata isolate SW786 chromosome 8, ValleyOak3.0 Primary Assembly, whole genome shotgun sequence contains these proteins:
- the LOC115955304 gene encoding G-type lectin S-receptor-like serine/threonine-protein kinase LECRK3; the protein is MASISFVLLVLSITFAVGRAQAKESNPITMGSSIFPTTHPTSWLSPASLFAFGFYQQGSGFSVGIWLVGIDNKTVVWTANRDDPPVTSKAKLEFTKDGKLLLITEQGQKHLIDSNTTNLVSHAAMLDSGNFVLYNKDSKFIWQSFDHPTDTILGDQALFTGGQLLSSLSESDHSTGRFHLVMQSDGNLVSYPANSGDAVPDAYWSTDTYSGNGFNIHLYLNASGSLILVNESNLETVKPTYLYLYPTSTSSINTIYRATLDADGIFRLYCHTYDERRNYRVSRLWSALNSQCEVKGFCGFNSFCTLYDDQGNCDCLPGHDFVDPNRRTLGCERHFSEVGCRGGKENAVSYSMNTMDKMVWGNTPYFSAEMSMEECSSSCLEDCNCGAALFENSLCQKQQFPLKYVRRDINDGYKAFLKVGLHPIKPLPPVVSNTVVITSKIAKLQIVLLSLGFTILSCLALATFGRFILKILVLNYKMMLRNGNLGLPEELTLRLFTYAELKRATNGFKEELGKGSFGAVYKGALNKGKKLVAVKRLEKLVEEGEREFRAEMRAIGRTHHRNLVRLLGFCTEESKRLLVYEYMSNGSLADLLFGALWRPDWNERLRIALDVSRGILYLHEECEAPIIHCDIKPQNILMDDCWNAKISDFGLAKFLMPDQTRTFTGVRGTRGYVAPEWHKNIPISVKADVYSYGIVLLEIACCRKNIDVNASAAEEIVLSSWAYKCFAARDLYKLVIGEEVDMMSLEKMVKVGLWCIQEEPALRPSMKNVVLMLEGITEVPVPPCPTTSSM